The window CTCGATCTTGACGAACTTTTGAGGCTTCAGGCCATCGTTATTGGCGATGCGCGGTTTGTGCGGCTGGGCCTTCGTCATGAAGGTGGGTTTGTTGGCGAGCATGATCGCGACACGCGCATGCCGCTGCCCGATCATATCAGCGCGCGGCCTGAAGACCTGCAAAGTCTTGTGCGCGGGATGGCGGAGTTTGACCGCAGCGCTTCAGAGCATCTTGACCCGGTGATCGGGGCGGCGGCGCTTGCGTTTGGGTTCGTGTTTGTTCACCCGTTTGAAGATGGCAACGGCAGAATACACCGCTATCTCATCCACCACGTTCTGGGGCGCAGGGGGTTTAATCCTGCGGGACTGGTCTTTCCTGTTTCCTCAGCAATTCTCAATAGCATTGATGAGTATCGCCGGGTGCTGGAGGCTTATTCCACGCGCGTATTGCCGGTCATCCAGTGGCAGCCGACGCCGGGCGGCAATGTCAGCGTTTTGAATGATACGGGCGATTTTTACCGCTTCTTTGATGCAACCCCGCAGGCTGAGTTTTTGTTTGAGTGCGTAAGAAAGACGATTGAGGAAGACCTGCCCGCTGAGGCTGAGTATCTGCGCAAATACGATGAATTCCGCGCCGGAGTTGAGAGGATCATTGATATGCCGGAACAGACGATTGATCTGTTGTTCCGCATGCTGAAGCAAAACAACGGAAGGCTTTCACAAAGAGCGCGGCAGCGTGAATTCGAGCAACTCACGAATGAGGAAGCAGATTCCATCGAGGATATTTACGGGCGAACATTCGCCGGATAATCAGCTTAAATCTTCCGCCCAAAAATTTCCCGCACTGTGCTATACTCAGAGAATCGGTACTGGCTCAAACAGTTGAGAATGCTGGGCTAAATCGGCTTCAAGCTCTTCCAGAGCGGCTAGCAGATTGTTCGAAGTATTCTCCGCCGGGTGCGCCATTCCTTCATTGAAATTGTTGACAATCCTATTCTGCCTGCGCGAACCCCGTGCTTACAAAATCCGTCGCAGCTAGTAGCAGACCCAAACGTAAGTACCGTCGGGCGTAAGTCGCCAGCAGGAGCCGACGCCGTAAGCCCACCATCGGCCGCGCCAGAACCGCCGAACGTGGCCGTAATAGATGCCGCCATAGTAACGGCGCCCAACGACCCAGTTATTCCGGACATTCCTGCGCACGACGTTTCTACGCACATTTCTGCGCGCAATGTTTCTATTGACGTTACGTCGGGCGACGGGATGGCGATAACCTCTGCCCGCGCGATTGAAGTTACGCGGGCTGTTCATCCGGTGGAACGATCCGCGGTTGACACCGTGAAAGCCGCCGCCACGGAAACCGCCGCCGCCAAACCCTCCACCGCGTCTCGCGTCCGCATCAGAAGCGAGTGTGGTCAATCCAATAAAAGCCGAAAATATTGCAATGACGGAACAAACAAATAATTTTCTCATGGCACGCAACCTCAGACTGAAATCTGAATTTTCGCGTCGTATGCCCCGTAGGTTTATTAGGACCGAGTATAATCCCGGCGTAATTCCCCGTCCATAATGAATGCTATTGGCGCGCCACCGATAAGTTAATTTGCCCGAACCGTAATTCCGTCGGCAATTAATTGAGCCTTCGTTGGCGGAGACAATCGAGTAAAACTCGGCGCAAAGCGTGACTGCTACCCCGCGAGACGGCTCGAATGGCGTGCACGGCCCGCGTTCGTCAACGATAGTGCGTATACGCCGTAACAAGCGGCAGATGATATGAAAATACTAATCGATGATGTGGTAGCCGCCGTCGATATAAAGGGTCTCCCCGGTGATCAGCTTTGCTCCGTCCATGCCCAGGAACGCAACGGCAATGCCGACGTCATCGATCGAGACCAGACTTCTGCTTGGCGCTTTTGATTGCGCCTTTTGAAGGAGTTTATCGAACTCCGTAATTCCCGAGGCCGCGCGGGTTTTTAGCGGTCCGGGAGATATGGCGTGAACGCGGATGCCTTTCGGCCCGAGTTCCGCGGCGAGGTACCTCGTTGCCGACTCGAGGGCGGCCTTCACCGGACCCATCATGTTGTAATGTTCCACGACCATCTGGGAGCCATAGTACGTCATCGTGAATAATGCCCCGCCGGATGTCATGAGCGGTTCGGCGAGCTTGGCCATGCGAATAAACGACCAGCAAGAAATCTCCATTGCGCGAAGAAACCCGTCTTTCGAGCAATCGACGACGCGTCCCTGCAGGTCGTCTTTCGGCGCGAACGCAATGGAGTGCAGGCAGATATCAAGCTTTCCCCAAGTCTTCTCGATTTTTTCGAATACGTTTTCAAGCTGCCCTTCGTGCTGAAGATCGAGGGGCAGGAAGATTGGCGCGCTGACGTTCTGCGCCAAAGGTTCGATGTGCCGTTTGGCTTTGTCGTTGAGATAGGTAATCGCGAGGTCTGCACCGAACGCGTGAAATGCCTTTGCGCAACCCCACGCGATGGATTGATCGTTCGCAATTCCGGTGACGAGAGCCTTTTTGCCTTTGAGTAGGTTCAGCGAAGAAACATCGATCATGCCCGTCGCTCCTCGGGCATTTCATGTTTCTGCAAGACCTGCAGCGTGTGCCGCGCTATCATCAATTCTTCGTCGGTCGGCACGACGTAACACTTGACGGGCGAGCCCTCGCTGGAAATGCAAAGATCATTTTTTGCGTTAGCGGTTTTCGACAATTCGATGCCAAAGCACGACATGCGGTCGGCCACGGCTTGGCGCACCGGCGGCGCGTTTTCTCCAATGCCGGCCGTGAAGACAAAGGCATCGAGGCCGCCGAGCGCGGTTGCAAGCATCCCTCCAAAAAGTGCAATGCGATACGCGAAGTAATCGAGCGCCATTTTCGCTCGCGGATCGCTGCTCGAAAGTAAGTCCCGAACGTCGTTGCTAACGCCGGACAGGCCCTTGAGGCCGCAATCGTGATACAGGAAATGTTCGATATCCGTCACGCTCATCGCTTGTTCTTTCAGCAGGTAGAGCACGACGCCGGCGTCGATCTGACCAGGACGCGTGCCCATCGGCAGACCGTCCAAAGCCGTAAAGCCCATGCTGCTTTCAATGCTTTTTCCCGCATGTAAGGCGCACATCGACGCCCCGCTTCCGAGATGCGCAACCACTATTCGACTGTTTGCGATTGCTGGCGCCACGTCGCGAAGCCGCGATGCAATATATTCATACGACAGTCCGTGGAACCCGTAGCGGCGCACGCCCTCTCGGTAGAAATGATCTGGAATCGCGTAGCGGTCGACGATCTCCGAATGATGTCGATGAAAAGCGGTGTCGAAGCAGGCGACCTGCAAGAGGTGCGGTTGCCGTTCAAGCACGATCCTTATCGGCGCGAGATTGTTCGGCTGATGGAGGGGTGCAAGCGGTATGAAACGTTGAAGCTGGTCGATTACCCATGAGTTGATCGGTGTGGGATCTACGAATTCAGGTCCTCCGTGGACCACCCTGTGTCCGATCGCGACCGGCAGCCGTCCGACATACTCACGGAGAAACACCACCAGCTTATCGAGTGCCTGATGCAATTCGCCGACTTCATTAATCGGCCAGGATTGATTGACGACGCATTCGCCCTTTGTGTCGGTTGCCCGCAAGCGCGGCCGGGTTCCGATTCCGTCGATTTGTCCTCTCAGCCGCCGCTCAAGTTGGTCTCCAGGCTTGATTGCGAAAAGCTGGAACTTGATGCTCGAGCTGCCTGCGTTGATCACCAGGATGGTATCGGACATTGATCAAGCTCTGATCGGAGCGTTCGCCCGCCTGCTGTAGGCAAGCAATTTGGCGACGGCGCACGAAGCAAGACGCGTCCTGACGTTATCAGCTCGCGAAGTCAGAATGATCGGCACTCGAGCGCCGAGTACGATGCCCGCGGCGTCGGCATTGGAAATAAATGTAAGATTTTTTGCGAGCATGTTACCCGCCTCCAGATCCGGTACGACGAGGATTTGCGCGTGCCCCGCGACCGAAGACTTGATCCCCTTGATGCGGGCAGCCGGCAGGCTGATGGCGTTATCGAATGCGAGCGGACCATCAAGTTCTCCGCCTGTGATCTGACCGCGATCCGCCATCTTACAAAGTGCGGCAGCATCAAGTGTTGAAGGGATAGAGGGAGTGACGGTTTCGACAGCCGACAGAATAGCGACCTTGGGTTTGCCAAGACCGAGGGCCGTGTAGAGGTCGATTGCGTTCTGGACGATATCGCGCTTCGCCATCAGATCCGGCGCGATGTTAACCGCCGCATCCGTCACGAATAACGTTTGCGAATGCGTGGGAACGTCCATCACGAACACGTGGCTGATGCGCCGGCCGGTGCGAAGGCCAGTCTCCCGACTCGTTACGGCGCCGAGCAGCTCATCGGAATGGAGACTGCCTTTCATCAGCATTTCGGCTTTGCCCGAGCGGATTATTTCGACCGCTTTTGCTGCCGCGGCATGGCTGTGCGGCACGTCAACGATTTCGAGACCATCGATGGCGATATTGATGGCCTTGGAAATTTCAACGATCTTTGTTGCTGGCCCAACGAGTATTGGGATGATCAAACCCGCGTCGCTCGCTTCAATGGCCCCACGCAGCGAAGCCTCATCACACGGCTGGGCGACCGCTGTTTCAAGCGGCTCTAATTGCTGCGCTATAGCGATTAGTTTTTCGTATTTCTCGTGCCGGTGAATTTTCGAGACGGTTGCATCAGCCATTGCGCCTCTCCGTCAGAACCTTTTTACAGTCACCATGCCAACGATAGGGAAACCTCTCCGGGCATGCCGCCTGGGAAATTGACGATTTCGGCGCGGAGCTTGTAGCCGAGCGGACGCAATTCCTTGTCGTAGAAATCGTACGCATCTTTCGCGAAACCCGTCAGCGTCGTCGGCCATTCGGTGTCGGCGATGTTGATCCGCCGTCCTCCGTCGCTGCAGTAACTCGAAGGAAAAGTGATCACTTCGAGATGGTGATGACCGTTTTGCGCGGCGATGCGGACCGCGTTATTTATCCGTTCGACTGCTTCGGGCGCCACCTTGCGGGACATGAAAGCCTCGTGAAGGGCCCGGTCCTGCTGCTTCTTCGTAGCGGCGAGTTTACGCTCGCGATCGACCTCGGCCATTTCTGCGTCGGAGCTAATCATCCTAAGATCTTGGGGGCGAAGAAGGTTGGGCATCGCTATCTCCGTTTGTCTGAAGGCGACGAAGCGTTCCGTACCTCAATGCGGCTTTGCAATTCTTCCATTGCGTGCTTGCGATATGGCTGCTTGCTTGGCGGGCAACGACGCCATGTCTTCGTTTTCAAACAGGGCTTCGATTTCCGCCAAACGTGCACGCGCAAGTTTGCTGTGAACTCCGACCAGCTCGATCATTCGGTCGAGCTTGCCTTTCATTCGCGCCGCAAGGTCTGGATTGGTCGCAAGCATTTCTGGAATGGCGGCAATCGCCCGACGCTCATCGAGAATCAGCATTAGAAACTGCTCGCGCAAAACTTGCTTGAACTCAGAGAGATTCAAGCCTTTGCCTGTTTCATCTCGCATTCTGCGAAGAAGGTTGAAGCCTCGCGCATCCACCTCGCCATCCGGCATTCTGATATAGAGCAATGCCCGAATGACGGCTTCTCGCGGACCGCCTGCGCCGATCCGTTGCTTCAATTCG is drawn from Hyphomicrobium methylovorum and contains these coding sequences:
- a CDS encoding Fic family protein, with protein sequence MARAPQNRFSGPVTVFHERRLPEVATPVGYAALIDAYGLAVPVPATLSAIGTRHRRTEQQGWRIFGPRYAPDASLEGHLTFALKHEGLDLGVLKRLFLAVGSAEIERLVRAEPTGRYARRIWFLYEWLTGARLDLPDAAAGTYVAALDPKLQWDVPAVNSRRHRVKNNLPGTAEFCPLVFRTEKLEAFVALNLAERARAVVADVPRDLLARTAAFLLLKDSKSSYVIEGEHPPQDRIQRWGRAIGEAGRRPLDLDELLRLQAIVIGDARFVRLGLRHEGGFVGEHDRDTRMPLPDHISARPEDLQSLVRGMAEFDRSASEHLDPVIGAAALAFGFVFVHPFEDGNGRIHRYLIHHVLGRRGFNPAGLVFPVSSAILNSIDEYRRVLEAYSTRVLPVIQWQPTPGGNVSVLNDTGDFYRFFDATPQAEFLFECVRKTIEEDLPAEAEYLRKYDEFRAGVERIIDMPEQTIDLLFRMLKQNNGRLSQRARQREFEQLTNEEADSIEDIYGRTFAG
- the fabI gene encoding enoyl-ACP reductase FabI produces the protein MIDVSSLNLLKGKKALVTGIANDQSIAWGCAKAFHAFGADLAITYLNDKAKRHIEPLAQNVSAPIFLPLDLQHEGQLENVFEKIEKTWGKLDICLHSIAFAPKDDLQGRVVDCSKDGFLRAMEISCWSFIRMAKLAEPLMTSGGALFTMTYYGSQMVVEHYNMMGPVKAALESATRYLAAELGPKGIRVHAISPGPLKTRAASGITEFDKLLQKAQSKAPSRSLVSIDDVGIAVAFLGMDGAKLITGETLYIDGGYHIID
- a CDS encoding acetate/propionate family kinase; translated protein: MSDTILVINAGSSSIKFQLFAIKPGDQLERRLRGQIDGIGTRPRLRATDTKGECVVNQSWPINEVGELHQALDKLVVFLREYVGRLPVAIGHRVVHGGPEFVDPTPINSWVIDQLQRFIPLAPLHQPNNLAPIRIVLERQPHLLQVACFDTAFHRHHSEIVDRYAIPDHFYREGVRRYGFHGLSYEYIASRLRDVAPAIANSRIVVAHLGSGASMCALHAGKSIESSMGFTALDGLPMGTRPGQIDAGVVLYLLKEQAMSVTDIEHFLYHDCGLKGLSGVSNDVRDLLSSSDPRAKMALDYFAYRIALFGGMLATALGGLDAFVFTAGIGENAPPVRQAVADRMSCFGIELSKTANAKNDLCISSEGSPVKCYVVPTDEELMIARHTLQVLQKHEMPEERRA
- a CDS encoding phosphate acetyltransferase yields the protein MADATVSKIHRHEKYEKLIAIAQQLEPLETAVAQPCDEASLRGAIEASDAGLIIPILVGPATKIVEISKAINIAIDGLEIVDVPHSHAAAAKAVEIIRSGKAEMLMKGSLHSDELLGAVTSRETGLRTGRRISHVFVMDVPTHSQTLFVTDAAVNIAPDLMAKRDIVQNAIDLYTALGLGKPKVAILSAVETVTPSIPSTLDAAALCKMADRGQITGGELDGPLAFDNAISLPAARIKGIKSSVAGHAQILVVPDLEAGNMLAKNLTFISNADAAGIVLGARVPIILTSRADNVRTRLASCAVAKLLAYSRRANAPIRA